One Phaseolus vulgaris cultivar G19833 chromosome 4, P. vulgaris v2.0, whole genome shotgun sequence DNA window includes the following coding sequences:
- the LOC137838659 gene encoding protein FAR1-RELATED SEQUENCE 6-like: MADLSLDDIPFLEESQHSNHLAGNDYVENILPDTDSQINIDESVPNVVDESAPTVGMCFDTADAVKSYYRQYGIKKGFAIRTRSSKKGPDKELRYFILVCARAGNYMSAIPPELSTHPTQTVECPARITVGIKEGKWYIMSVHEEHSHQLSPTNSRLFHGNRKISLQTKRVLDINDNAGVRINKTFRSFVSAAGGYENLNFVERDVRNYVAQSRRALGKEGDGKALLNHFCRMRELNPQFYFDIHLGDDNRIRHVFWADARSRAAWDSFGDILCFDTTYLTNKYDMSFAPFVGVNHHGQSILLGCGLLSSEDTDAFVWLFQSWLRCMSNRPPVGIVTDQCRAMKIAVEVVFPNARHRWCLWHIMKKIPEKLQGYSQYKEMKRGMKTVVYESTSVDDFLSSWANLINTFNLSTNDWLSTLFEERHRWVPCYLKSFFWAGMSTTQRSESMNAFFDGYINSSTSLQQFVQQYENALQHKAELECEADFASLNTIIPCTSQSGIERQFQSEYTHAKLNEVQGEFRGKMNCAVTNAYIEGHACRFTVVEESFQNGKPEHRNVVVLFDREQLDVCCTCLLFEFRGILCRHCLVVLAQEKVTKVPKKYVLERWSKNLRRKHTYIRSSFGTKDKDPQVQRYDGLCKKFYDIAKHASGEINTTEIFHKQLDKFVLEYGQQRHDQHRTKHNICGALEQPTPSTPTTTINMNGDIRSPILVKRKGRPRSTRQKSRCEKAPRRKNTCTRRQLPSQPTTGIEEGSYVGGVQANLPDQTEGNMNTFNGMTNAIAGVSNTGSVGFLSLLNSVQSNLPISEESNASELFRL, encoded by the exons ATGGCAGATTTGTCACTTGATGACATTCCGTTCTTAGAAGAATCTCAGCATTCGAATCATTTAGCTGGGAATGATTATGTGGAAAATATACTTCCTGATACAGATTCCCAGATCAATATTGATGAGTCTGTTCCAAATGTAGTTGATGAATCAGCTCCTACAGTTGGAATGTGTTTTGACACTGCAGATGCCGTGAAAAGTTATTACCGACAATATGGCATTAAAAAGGGTTTTGCAATTAGAACTCGAAGTTCAAAAAAAGGACCTGACAAGGAATTAAGGTACTTTATCTTGGTATGTGCTAGGGCGGGAAATTACATGTCTGCGATTCCACCAGAATTAAGCACTCACCCTACTCAGACGGTTGAATGTCCGGCTCGTATAACTGTTGGAATAAAAGAAGGCAAGTGGTATATTATGTCGGTACACGAGGAACACTCACATCAATTGAGCCCGACGAATTCTAGATTGTTTCACGGTAATAGGAAAATATCTTTGCAAACAAAAAGAGTGTTGGATATTAATGACAATGCTGGGGTTCGTATAAATAAGACTTTTAGGTCTTTTGTGTCTGCTGCTGGTGGTTACGAGAATCTCAACTTTGTTGAACGAGATGTGCGTAATTATGTTGCCCAAAGTAGGAGAGCATTGGGGAAGGAAGGTGATGGAAAAGCTCTCTTAAATCATTTCTGTCGCATGAGGGAATTGAAtccacaattttattttgacattCATTTGGGCGATGATAACCGCATACGACATGTATTTTGGGCTGATGCTAGAAGCAGGGCAGCATGGGATAGTTTTGGAGACATTTTATGTTTCGATACCACATACCTAACAAATAAGTATGATATGTCGTTTGCACCTTTTGTTGGTGTAAATCATCACGGTCAATCAATATTGTTGGGATGTGGACTCCTATCTTCTGAGGACACTGATGCTTTTGTGTGGCTTTTTCAAAGTTGGTTGCGTTGCATGTCAAACAGACCCCCCGTAGGCATTGTGACCGATCAATGCAGGGCAATGAAAATTGCAGTTGAAGTTGTGTTCCCAAATGCACGTCATAGGTGGTGTCTTTGGcacattatgaaaaaaattccaGAAAAACTTCAAGGATATAGTCAGTACAAGGAAATGAAACGTGGAATGAAGACAGTAGTGTATGAGTCCACAAGTGTTGATGATTTCTTGTCTTCGTGGGCAAATTTGATAAATACGTTTAACTTAAGTACAAACGATTGGCTTAGTACATTATTTGAAGAACGACATCGTTGGGTTCCTTGTtatctaaaatcatttttttggGCCGGAATGTCAACAACGCAAAGGAGTGAAAGCATGAATGCTTTTTTTGACGGGTACATTAATTCAAGCACAAGTCTCCAACAATTTGTGCAACAGTATGAGAACGCTCTGCAACATAAGGCCGAATTAGAGTGTGAAGCGGATTTTGCTTCTCTTAACACCATAATTCCCTGCACATCTCAATCAGGCATTGAAAGACAGTTCCAATCGGAATACACACATGCAAAATTGAATGAGGTGCAAGGGGAGTTTAGAGGAAAAATGAATTGTGCTGTTACTAATGCCTATATTGAGGGTCATGCATGTCGTTTCACTGTTGTAGAGGAGTCTTTCCAAAATGGTAAACCTGAACACCGCAATGTAGTAGTTCTTTTTGACCGTGAACAACTAGATGTATGTTGCACTTGCTTGTTATTTGAATTTAGGGGAATTTTGTGTCGGCACTGCCTTGTTGTCCTTGCTCAAGAAAAAGTGACGAAAGTCCCAAAAAAGTATGTATTGGAAAGGTGGAGTAAAAATCTAAGGCGAAAGCACACGTACATAAGATCATCCTTTGGCACAAAAGACAAGGATCCACAAGTTCAAAGGTATGATGGATTGTGCAAGAAGTTTTATGACATAGCTAAACATGCCAGCGGGGAAATTAATACAACAGAAATCTTCCATAAACAACTTGACAAATTTGTGTTGGAATATGGTCAACAAAGACATGATCAACATAGGACAAAGCATAACATTTGTGGAGCTCTTGAACAACCAACACCAAGTACTCCTACCACAACAATCAACATGAACGGTGATATCCGTAGCCCTATACTTGTGAAAAGAAAGGGTCGGCCGCGATCAACACGACAAAAATCCAGGTGTGAAAAGGCTCCGAGAAGAAAAAATACATGTACTAGACGTCAACTTCCTAGTCAGCCAACTACG GGAATTGAGGAAGGAAGTTATGTGGGAGGTGTTCAAGCAAATCTGCCTGATCAAACTGAAGGAAACATGAATACATTCAATGGGATGACTAATGCAATTGCAGGG GTGTCAAATACGGGGTCTGTTGGCTTTCTTTCATTGTTGAACTCAGTCCAAAGTAATTTACCAATATCTGAAGAATCAAATGCTTCAGAGTTGTTTAG GTTGTAA
- the LOC137837534 gene encoding mitotic spindle checkpoint protein BUBR1-like isoform X1: MDEKILSFYTFRTEQLILWRGERFAEEEEKRVRNLQTPKPLLTVYQVGSGGVSSRWHSEQCVRRGVIYEQCVRAFWHSERYKDNLRYLKVWLEYADNCFDADVIYAFLDANGIGKTHSNFYIFYALHLESKNKFKAANQIFEFGISKNAQLDDKLKVSFRNFLAHSLAGPTKTKDDSVEKLAPSHNFWNCSWKLRKSTRADPFFIY, encoded by the exons ATGGATGAAAAGATACTGTCATTCTATACATTCCGGACAGAACAA TTAATTCTTTGGAGAGGAGAGAGGTTTGCAGAGGAGGAAGAGAAACGAGTAAGAAATCTGCAAACACCCAAGCCTCTACTAACG GTTTATCAAGTGGGTTCCGGAGGCGTTTCCTCCCGGTGGCATTCAGAGCAGTGTGTGCGCAGAGGAGTTATTTATGAGCAGTGTGTGCGTGCCTTTTGGCATTCAGAGCGCTATAAGGATAATCTGCGCTACCTCAAAGTGTGGCTTGAATAT GCAGATAATTGCTTTGATGCGGACGTTATTTATGCTTTCCTGGATGCAAATGGAATTGGAAAAACTCATTCCAATTTCTACATTTTTTATGCTTTGCATTTGGAGTCTAAGAACAAGTTTAAAGCTGCCAACCAGATATTCGAGTTTGGCATATCCAA GAATGCTCAACTAGATGATAAATTGAAGGTTTCTTTTAGAAATTTTCTTGCACACTCACTGGCAGGGCCAACAAAAACTAAAGAT GATTCAGTAGAAAAACTGGCACCCTCGCATAACTTTTGGAACTGTTCTTGGAAATTGAGAAAATC GACTCGAGCAGATCCCTTTTTCATTTATTAA
- the LOC137838658 gene encoding uncharacterized protein codes for MRSPATVKEVQQLTGRMAALSRFVSASGEKGHPYFQCLKRNNSKVLQGPEVRYQALEKAALAMVFSARRLRHYFQTFTVVVMTDLPIQKVFKKQDVVGRMVKWAVELLEFDIKYEPRGPIKGQIFADFVVELSSKTTQNAKGDFRWVLSVDGSSNQLGSGAGVILEGPNGVLIEQSLRFAFKASNNQAEYEALIAGILLAKEMGARVLMAKSDSLLVTGQVTGEF; via the exons atgaggagccccgccactgtgaaggaggtgcagcagctcacggggCGAATGGCCGCTCTGTCCCGATTTGTGTCTGCCAGTGGGGAAAAGGGTCACCCGTACTTCCAAtgcttgaagaggaacaacag caaggtgctgcaaggcccagaaGTGAGGTATCAGGCTTTGgaaaaggcggcgctggcgatggtattttcggcgaggaggctgcGTCATTACTTCCAGACCTTTACTGTGGTGGTAATGACCGatttgcccatccagaaggttttcaAGAAACAAGATGTAGttggaagaatggtgaagtgggcggtggagctgttggaattcgacatcaagtatgagccccggggaccaatcaaggggcaaatcttcgctgatttcgtggtcgagctgtcTTCCAAAACAACCCAAAACGCCAAAggtgattttcgttgggtgctctcggtggatgggtcgtctaaccagctGGGTAGCGGGGCTGGCGTtattttggagggacccaacggtgtgttgatagagcaatcactGAGGTTTGCTTTTAAAGCAAGcaataatcaagcagagtatgaggctttgatcgctggtattctgttggcaaaggagatgggggcaagggtgctgatggccaagagtgattcGCTGTTAGTCACTGGGcaggtaactggcgagttcTAA
- the LOC137837534 gene encoding mitotic spindle checkpoint protein BUBR1-like isoform X2, which yields MDEKILSFYTFRTEQLILWRGERFAEEEEKRVYQVGSGGVSSRWHSEQCVRRGVIYEQCVRAFWHSERYKDNLRYLKVWLEYADNCFDADVIYAFLDANGIGKTHSNFYIFYALHLESKNKFKAANQIFEFGISKNAQLDDKLKVSFRNFLAHSLAGPTKTKDDSVEKLAPSHNFWNCSWKLRKSTRADPFFIY from the exons ATGGATGAAAAGATACTGTCATTCTATACATTCCGGACAGAACAA TTAATTCTTTGGAGAGGAGAGAGGTTTGCAGAGGAGGAAGAGAAACGA GTTTATCAAGTGGGTTCCGGAGGCGTTTCCTCCCGGTGGCATTCAGAGCAGTGTGTGCGCAGAGGAGTTATTTATGAGCAGTGTGTGCGTGCCTTTTGGCATTCAGAGCGCTATAAGGATAATCTGCGCTACCTCAAAGTGTGGCTTGAATAT GCAGATAATTGCTTTGATGCGGACGTTATTTATGCTTTCCTGGATGCAAATGGAATTGGAAAAACTCATTCCAATTTCTACATTTTTTATGCTTTGCATTTGGAGTCTAAGAACAAGTTTAAAGCTGCCAACCAGATATTCGAGTTTGGCATATCCAA GAATGCTCAACTAGATGATAAATTGAAGGTTTCTTTTAGAAATTTTCTTGCACACTCACTGGCAGGGCCAACAAAAACTAAAGAT GATTCAGTAGAAAAACTGGCACCCTCGCATAACTTTTGGAACTGTTCTTGGAAATTGAGAAAATC GACTCGAGCAGATCCCTTTTTCATTTATTAA